From a single Myxocyprinus asiaticus isolate MX2 ecotype Aquarium Trade chromosome 33, UBuf_Myxa_2, whole genome shotgun sequence genomic region:
- the LOC127424422 gene encoding host cell factor 1-like isoform X9, producing the protein MASSGTAGSVLQLRWKRVLGWSGPVPRPRHGHRAVAIKELMVVFGGGNEGIVDELHVYNTATNQWFIPAVRGDIPPGCAAYGFVCDGTRLLVFGGMVEYGKYSNDLYELQASRWEWKRLKPKAPKNGPPPCPRLGHSFSLIGNKCYLFGGLANDSEDPKNNIPRYLNDLYTLELRPGSNVAGWDIPITYGVLPPPRESHTAVVYTEKTSKKSRLIIYGGMSGCRLGDLWTLDIDTLTWNKPAISGAAPLPRSLHSATTITNKMFVFGGWVPLVMDDVKVATHEKEWKCTNTLACLNLDTMSWETILMDTLEDNIPRARAGHCSVAINNRLYVWSGRDGYRKAWNNQVCCKDLWYLETDRPLPPSRVQLVRANTNSLEVSWGAVPTADTYLLQLQKYDIPAATAAMSPTVNPTSSLPVNSPKSPVPASAAPAAQSMPLSGVTLVPQVPSPTTFMPGSPIAASPRGPAILKVAAPHSTPGTSVVTVRQAIPGSKSPVTVTSLPAGVRMVVPAQSTQGTPIGSSPQMSGMAALAAAAAATQKIPPSSTTTVLNVPAGATLVKTVAMTPGSTTLPATVKVASPVMVTNPATRMLKTAAAQVGTSAISTPNTPTRPIITVHKSGTVTVAQQAQVVTTMVGGVTKTITLVKSPITMSGGSALISSLGKMMSVVQTKPVQTSAVTGQAGSSPVTLIQTKTPLPAGTILKLVTSADGKPTTIITTTQAGGTGTKPTILGISSVSPNTTNKPGTTIIKTIPMSAIQQGGVSGSPGIKSPITIITTKMVTPGTQGKIITAVPKLATGAGQQGVTQVVLKGAPGQPGTILRTVPMGGVRLVSPGTVSAGKPTVTTLVVKGTTGVTTLGTVTGTVTSSVAGGNVVSANTSLATPVTNLASIATLASQVINPAAITVSASQTSLATATMQSAAQPTQVTLITTPSGAEAQPAQDLPVSILASPTSEQPSTTSADAGDGAGDSAGTVTLVCSNPPCETHETGTTNTATTASAKMGTKQVCSNPPCETHETGTTNTSTTASAKMGTEQVCSNPPCETHVTGTTNTATTASANMGMEQQVCTNPPSETHDTGTTNTATTASCNMGSKEMGTVNSKTEASSSAESSASGSEPSTPVTESSGASGAMRQENLRTGTTNTSTTARSNMGSDQTGTVQSSNKSKAAISSTLMPVSSNPPCEAQDTDTTNTSTVSGEGDVQQVCSNPPCETLETGTTNSATQSTSSMGSGQSNVVQRVCSNPPCETHETGTTNTPTRVSSIGAGQNGSVQRVCSNPPCETHETGTTNTPTQASSSIGAGQNGSVQRVCSNPPCETHETGTTNTPTRASSSIGAEQNGSVQRVCSNPPCETHETGTTNTSTTATSSLETGEGTAQQGADGQGDSGISSEPTSSTEPANPTTQSRAFTMVTQATPTPGPSVPEISSMAGSAVVAEVPGEAEAMEQSSAEAVAAAEEPMQTECQGELSEEGAVRVVAIDEGAAGDEGTMIQVHVAMEAQPGQGDQAEQMEAGVEAAEAMSLAAQDSEALALPQELMSAEGQQTTLMVTGLTPEELAVTAAAEAAAQAAATEEAQALAIQAVLQAAQQAVLREGDAGQDGQQSTTIPIVLTQQELAALVQQQQQLQEAQAAAAQQLRAEAAALPTEALAPADSLNDPASESNGHEMATAVTATVARLLPRTSAETLAPSSTFAPSQPMVVASPAKIQAATALAEVANGIESAAGKQEAPPAVVKPPVKKEHQWFDVGVVKVTNMVVTHYYVPADDSPVTDDDSGAIPDYSRMKKIELSPGTAYKFRVAGINACGRGTFSEVSAFKTCLPGFPGAPCAIKISKSPDGAHLTWEPPSVTSGKIIEYSVYLAIQSSQTVEAKASTPAQLAFMRVYCGPSPSCLVQSSSLSNAHIDYTTKPAIIFRIAARNEKGYGPATQVRWLQETSKDGSAAKPVAKRPVSSPDLKGTGPKKARSDQ; encoded by the exons ATGGCTTCTTCAGGCACCGCGGGCTCGGTTCTGCAGCTGCGCTGGAAGAGGGTTTTGGGCTGGTCCGGTCCGGTTCCTCGCCCGAGACACGGACACCGAGCCGTGGCCATTAAAGAGCTGATGGTGGTGTTCGGCGGAGGGAATGAAGGGATTGTGGATGAACTGCACGTCTATAACACAG cCACCAATCAGTGGTTTATTCCTGCTGTCCGTGGTGACATTCCTCCTGGCTGCGCTGCATATGGATTTGTGTGCGACGGCACCCGACTCCTTGTTTTCGGGGGCATGGTTGAATATGGAAAGTACAGCAACGATCTCTATGAACTACAG gcCAGCAGGTGGGAGTGGAAACGGTTGAAGCCCAAAGCCCCGAAGAATGGCCCACCACCTTGTCCCCGTCTGGGCCACAGTTTTTCTCTAATTGGAAACAAATGCTATTTGTTTGGTGGACTGGCAAATGACAGTGAGGATCCCAAAAACAATATTCCAAG ATACCTGAATGACCTCTATACACTCGAGCTACGCCCAGGCTCTAACGTAGCAGGCTGGGACATCCCCATTACATACGGCGTGCTGCCCCCTCCTCGAGAGAGCCACACTGCTGTCGTCTACACAGAGAAAACATCCAAAAAGTCTCGCCTCATCATCTACGGTGGCATGAGTGGCTGCCGTCTTGGAGATCTGTGGACTTTAGATATAG ATACTTTGACCTGGAACAAACCTGCCATAAGTGGTGCGGCACCGCTGCCTCGCAGTCTCCATTCTGCCACTACTATAACCAACAA GATGTTTGTGTTTGGTGGATGGGTCCCTCTGGTTATGGATGATGTCAAAGTAGCTACACACGAAAAGGAATGGAAGTGCACTAACACTTTGGCCTGTTTAAATCTTG ACACAATGTCGTGGGAAACTATTTTGATGGACACTCTAGAGGATAATATCCCAAGGGCCAGAGCTGGACACTGCTCTGTGGCTATTAACAATAGACTGTATGTATGGAGTGGCAGAGATGGTTACCGCAAAGCCTGGAACAACCAAGTTTGCTGCAAAGACCTGTGGTACCTGGAGACAG ATCGTCCTCTGCCTCCATCACGTGTGCAACTGGTCCGTGCCAACACCAACTCTCTGGAGGTGAGCTGGGGGGCAGTGCCCACAGCAGATACATACCTGCTACAGCTGCAGAAATATGACATCCCTGCTGCGACAGCTGCCATGTCTCCGACCGTCAACCCCACTTCGTCCTTGCCCGTCAACTCGCCCAAGAGTCCTGTGCCTGCCTCTGCTGCTCCTGCGGCTCAGAGCATGCCGCTCTCTGGGGTCACACTGGTGCCACAAGTCCCTTCACCCACTACTTTCATGCCAGGCAGCCCGATAGCAGCCTCACCTCGTGGGCCAG CTATTCTTAAAGTGGCAGCGCCTCATTCCACACCTGGGACATCCGTTGTTACTGTACGTCAGGCCATCCCAGGGTCTAAATCCCCGGTCACTGTAACATCACTTCCTGCAGGGGTCCGCATGGTTGTCCCTGCACAGAGCACCCAGGGCACG CCGATCGGCAGCAGTCCTCAGATGAGTGGCATGGCTGCTTTGGCTGCAGCTGCAGCTGCCACACAGAAGATCCCGCCCTCTTCCACAACCACTGTGTTAAATGTTCCTGCAGGAGCCACCCTAGTAAAGACTGTCGCTATGACTCCAGGATCCACGACTCTTCCCGCTACCGTCAAAGTAGCTTCTCCTGTTATG GTTACTAACCCTGCTACCCGAATGCTAAAAACGGCTGCAGCCCAGGTCGGCACTTCAGCCATATCTACTCCCAACACCCCGACTCGCCCCATCATCACTGTACACAAATCGGGCACGGTGACCGTAGCCCAGCAGGCCCAGGTTGTCACCACCATGGTTGGAGGAGTCACCAAAACTATAACGCTTGTCAAGAGCCCTATCACAATGAGTGGCGGCAGTGCTCTG ATCTCCAGTCTTGGGAAAATGATGTCTGTTGTTCAGACCAAACCAGTACAGACTTCTGCAGTGACTGGACAGGCTGGAAGTAGCCCTGTCACACTAATACAG aCAAAGACTCCTCTGCCTGCTGGTACCATCTTGAAGCTGGTCACATCTGCAGATGGCAAGCCCACCACTATCATTACAACTACCCAGGCAGGAGGGACTGGCACCAAGCCCACAATCTTGGGCATCAGCAGTGTCTCTCCAAACACCACCAATAAACCAGGCACCACCATTATTAAAACCATTCCCATGTCTGCCATTCAACAAGGAG GTGTGTCTGGTAGTCCTGGCATCAAGTCCCCCATCACGATTATTACCACCAAGATGGTTACTCCTGGCACTCAAGGCAAAATCATAACCGCTGTGCCTAAACTGGCTACAGGGGCAGGACAACAGGGTGTCACACAG GTTGTCCTGAAGGGGGCGCCAGGTCAGCCTGGCACTATCCTGCGTACTGTTCCAATGGGTGGAGTTCGTCTTGTTTCACCAGGCACTGTGTCAGCTGGCAAACCAACCGTTACCACATTGGTCGTCAAGGGCACCACAG GTGTCACAACTCTGGGCACAGTAACTGGTACTGTAACAAGCAGTGTGGCAGGGGGCAATGTGGTGAGCGCTAACACTAGCCTGGCGACACCTGTCACCAATCTTGCCTCCATCGCCACGTTGGCCAGTCAGGTGATCAATCCCGCAGCCATCACTGTATCTGCTTCCCAGACCAGCCTTGCCACTGCCACAATGCAG TCGGCAGCCCAACCTACTCAAGTGACTCTGATCACCACTCCCAGTGGTGCGGAGGCCCAGCCTGCACAGGACTTGCCTGTCTCCATCCTGGCCTCTCCCACGTCTGAGCAGCCCTCTACCACCAGTGCTGATGCTGGAGACGGTGCGGGTGACAGTGCTGGTACCGTGactttggtctgttctaaccCTCCATGTGAAACTCACGAGACTGGAACGACCAATACGGCTACAACAGCTTCTGCTAAAATGGGCACCAAACAGGTCTGTTCCAACCCCCCATGTGAAACTCACGAGACTGGAACGACCAACACGTCTACAACTGCATCTGCTAAAATGGGCACTGAACAGGTTTGCTCCAACCCTCCATGTGAGACACACGTAACGGGCACCACCAACACCGCTACGACTGCCTCTGCCAACATGGGCATGGAACAACAG GTGTGCACCAACCCTCCTTCAGAAACACATGACACGGGCACAACCAACACCGCCACCACTGCCAGCTGCAACATGGGTTCTAAAGAGATGGGCACAGTGAACAGCAAGACAGAGGCATCTTCGTCTGCTGAATCCTCGGCTTCCGGGTCAGAACCATCCACGCCTGTCACAGAAAGCAGTGGTGCTTCTGGTGCCATGCGGCAGGAGAATCTCCGCACTGGTACCACCAACACCTCCACCACAGCCCGCTCCAACATGGGCTCTGATCAGACAGGAACAGTGCAGAGCTCTAACAAAAGTAAAGCTGCCATCTCTTCCACACTGATGCCTGTTTCCTCCAACCCTCCCTGCGAGGCGCAGGATACGGACACCACAAACACGTCCACTGTGTCTGGCGAAGGAGATGTCCAGCAGGTCTGCTCGAATCCACCATGTGAGACACTTGAAACGGGCACGACCAACTCTGCTACACAGTCAACCTCCAGTATGGGCAGTGGGCAGAGCAATGTTGTGCAGAGGGTGTGCTCCAATCCGCCTTGTGAAACCCATGAAACGGGCACTACCAATACGCCAACTCGGGTGTCATCTATTGGAGCTGGACAGAATGGCAGCGTACAAAGGGTGTGTTCAAACCCACCCTGTGAAACCCATGAAACGGGCACTACCAATACGCCAACTCAGGCGTCATCATCTATTGGAGCTGGACAGAATGGCAGCGTACAAAGGGTGTGTTCAAACCCACCCTGTGAAACCCATGAAACGGGCACTACCAATACGCCAACTCGG GCGTCATCTTCTATTGGAGCTGAACAGAATGGCAGCGTACAAAGGGTGTGTTCAAACCCACCCTGTGAAACCCATGAAACGGGGACTACCAATACTTCCACAACTGCGACTAGCAGCTTAGAGACTGGAGAAGGTACAG CTCAACAGGGTGCTGATGGACAGGGTGACAGTGGCATCAGCTCAGAACCCACATCCTCCACAGAACCAGCCAATCCCACAACACAAAGCAGAGCCTTCACCATGGTGACACAGGCCACGCCCACTCCAGGACCATCAGTACCG GAAATCTCGTCCATGGCTGGCTCTGCAGTGGTGGCAGAAGTACCGGGAGAGGCGGAAGCCATGGAGCAGAGCAGCGCTGAGGCTGTAGCAGCTGCAGAAGAGCCCATGCAGACAGAGTGTCAGGGAGAACTAAGTGAAGAGGGAGCTGTCAGGGTGGTTGCCATAGATGAGGGTGCAGCGGGTGATGAGGGCACCATGATACAGGTTCATGTTGCTATGGAAGCACAACCCGGCCAAGGAGATCAGGCTGAG CAGATGGAGGCTGGTGTGGAGGCAGCAGAAGCGATGAGTCTTGCTGCGCAGGACTCGGAAGCTCTCGCTCTGCCTCAGGAGCTGATGTCTGCTGAAGGACAGCAGACGACTCTCATGGTGACTGGACTGACCCCGGAGGAGCTGGCAGTGACTGCAGCAGCTGAGGCTGCTGCACAGGCTGCAGCTACAGAAGAGGCTCAGGCCCTCGCCATCCAGGCTGTGCTACAAGCAGCTCAGCAGGCTGTACTCC GTGAAGGGGATGCAGGTCAGGACGGGCAGCAGTCCACCACCATCCCTATAGTTTTGACCCAGCAGGAGCTTGCTGCCTTAGttcagcagcagcaacagctgcAGGAGGCGCAGGCGGCTGCAGCCCAGCAGTTGCGTGCTGAAGCAGCTGCACTGCCCACTGAGGCCTTGGCACCAGCAGACAGCCTCAACGATCCAGCATCTGAAAGCAACGGCCATGAGATGGCAACCGCTGTTACTGCCACTGTGGCCCGTCTACTTCCTCGCACTTCTGCTGAGA CTTTGGCCCCATCAAGTACTTTTGCTCCATCTCAGCCGATGGTGGTCGCCAGCCCTGCCAAGATTCAAGCAGCCACCGCTCTAGCTGAGGTGGCCAATGGGATTGAGTCTGCAGCTGGG AAGCAAGAAGCACCTCCAGCTGTTGTGAAGCCTCCAGTGAAGAAAGAGCATCAGTGGTTTGATGTTGGAGTCGTCAAGGTGACAAACATGGTTGTCACTCACTATTATGTGCCGGCAGATGATTCACCTGTTACTGAT GATGATTCCGGTGCCATACCAGACTACAGCCGGATGAAGAAAATAGAGCTGTCTCCTGGCACTGCTTACAAGTTCCGCGTTGCCGGTATCAATGCATGCGGCCGGGGAACGTTCTCTGAGGTCTCTGCATTTAAGACCTGTTTACCTGGCTTCCCTGGAGCACCGTGTGCCATTAAAATAAGCAAG AGTCCTGATGGTGCCCACCTGACCTGGGAGCCTCCTTCAGTGACGTCAGGGAAGATCATTGAGTACTCCGTGTATCTGGCCATCCAGAGCTCACAGACAGTGGAGGCGAAAGCATCCACTCCGGCTCAGCTCGCCTTCATGCGGGTGTACTGTGGGCCCAGCCCGTCCTGCCTAGTGCAGTCATCTAGTCTCTCCAACGCCCACATTGACTACACCACCAAACCCGCCATCATCTTCCGTATCGCCGCCCGCAATGAGAAGGGCTATGGTCCTGCCACGCAAGTCAGGTGGCTACAAG